One Trichormus variabilis 0441 genomic window, TGATAATCTGCGCCCTATTTGTTTTTTAAAACTATAGGGTGACTGTCAATACCGTTTTGGTATTGGGCATTGCCCACCCTAAAAATATTTTTTTGTTCTGTATCTAGAGTTAGTACAGACCTTCAGCTTTGCAGTATATTTTTTTTGGTGGTTCATTAAAGTATTTAAATAATGCCGGACATAACCATCCTTCTAAATTATTTTTACTCCAGTAATACCAATGTCCATTATATTCTTCCCTGAGCCAAATCAATTCTGCTTTATATCCAGGAAAAGGACTGCTAGAAAATAAAAGTTTAAACCCCTCATCGACATTAGCAATTTCTTGAATCAAAATATCAATCATTTCTGGGACACCACTAACAAATGGTTCCTGAACTAGACCTGCGCGCTCATCATCAAATACCCAGATTTGATTATGTTTATATGGGAAAATCACCATTATTGAGTTAGCCATTAGTGATTACTGCTAAGGAATAAAATATTTTTGGCCTCTAGATTTTATTGATTGAATCTCAAATTATATTTTTCTGATGTCTTCAGCCAAGAATCACATCAAGATAAAAGGTACTGAAAATACTGTGTATTCTGGATAAGTCAATATAACAATAGATGACGAATAACTGAAATTGATGTGGTATTGCGTAAATTGTCCTTAACACAGTTTATTCTATACAGGAATTAGGAGCAAATTCTTTCATTATGTGCCGTCTACTTGCCTACCTTGGTTCGCCTGTTTCTCTGGAATATCTCTTATATAAACCAGAACATTCGCTGATAGTTCAAAGTTACCAACCCCGTGAAATGACTTCTGGGGTGGTAAATGCAGACGGCTTTGGTGTGGGTTGGTATCATAGCCAAAAAGATACTGAACCTTTTACCTATAAAAATACTCTGCCTATTTGGAATGATATTAATTTGCCTAGTCTGAGCCGTTATGTGGAATCTAAGTGTATTTTAGCTTATGTTCGTAGTGCGACAGCAGGACAAGCTCTAGATTTTGCCAACTGTCAGCCATTTCATTATAAGCAATCCCTATTTATTCATAATGGTTACATTGAGAATTTTCGCAAGACCTTACATCGCAAACTCCGCAGTACTTTAACCCCAGATTTTTACGAACATATCAATGGTAGTACTGATTCTGAGCATATTTTTGCATTACTACTTTCTCAAATACAAAGTAATAAACATCGTTCTGTAGAGTCGGTTTTACGTAACACTTTACTAATGCTGTGGGAGATGGCAAAACGTCATCAAGTTAATGCTTCTGCAAATGTAGTTTTTAGTGATGGTCATCGCCTCATCGCCTCCCGGTTTGCTTCATCTTCATCACCGCCATCGCTGTATTGGCTCAAAGATGATTTGACTTTTCCTAATTCTGTCATTATTGCATCTGAACCATTGTTTGCAGGTAATTGGACTGCTTGTCCAGAAAATAGCATTATCAGTGTGGGAGAGGATTGTGATATCAAAATTGAAAGCATCTAGTGTGAAAGGGTTGATTGCTTTTGCTTTGGAGGAATGTCGCACTAAAACCCTCAGTTTATTTGCAGGTATGGATGCAGCTACATTCTGTTGTCAACCTCATGCTGATTTCAGTCCTGTGGGTTGGCATTTGGGACATATTGCCTATATAGAATCTCTGTGGGTATTAGAACATAGTGCTGATTTACCATGCTTATTTCCCCAATATCGTCAGTTATTCGCAGCTGATGGTTTACCGAAAACGCAACGAGTCCAATTACCAGAAATAGCAGAAATTATTTATTACTTGGATACAGTGAGAGCAAAAGTGCTGGAATATCTAGAAGTAGCTGATATCCTACAGCAAGAACGACTTTGGCGCTTTTTAATTCAGCACGAAAGCCAACACTGCGAAATCATCACTATGGTGTTGGAATTGCTTGATGGTCAACGGTCAATGGTCAATGGTCAACGGTCAACGGTCAATGGTCAAACCTTAAATTCTGTGGGGGAGATGGTGGAAATTCCCGCAGGTGAGTTTGAGTTGGGTAACGATTCCATTGATGCTTTAGATAATGAGCGTCCGGCACATAGAGTTTATTTAGATACTTACTGGATTGACCGCTACCCTGTGACTTGTGGTGAATATTGGATATTTATGGAGGCTGGAGGGTATCAAAACCCTGAATGGTGGTCAGTAGCAGGTTGGGAATGGTTACAAACGGAGCAAGTAATACAACCACTTTACTGGAATCGCCTAAGCTCTACCACAGAGAATCACCCAGTATATGGTGTTAGTTGGTATGAAGCCGAAGCTTATGCACGGTTTGTTGGTAAGCGTTTACCCACAGAGGCTGAATGGGAAAAAGCCGCAAGTTGGAATGTCAAAGCTAACTGTCGCCACACCTACCCTTGGGGGGAAGATATCCCCACACCTCAAAATTGTAATTGTGATGGACTACGACGAGGTTTAGGCGATAAAACCACCCCAGTCAATGCTTACCCGGCTGGGCAGAGTGCCTATGGTGTATATGACACTTTAGGAAATGTTTGGGAGTGGACAGCATCTTGGTTTGATGGTTACAAAGGTTTTCAAAGTTACCCATACAAAGGTTACGCGCAAGTTTATTTTGACCAAAAACATCGTGTGTTAAAAGGCGGTAGTTGGGCAACTCGTCCTTGGGTGCTACGTTCTAGTTTCCGCAATTGGTATCATCCCCAAGTTCGTCAGATTTTTGCTGGGTTTCGTTGTGTGAGGGATTAACGATGAATCAATTCAAAATTAGTCGTGAAAAGGTGTAGCCACTCCGTTAGGAGAAGCTACAGGGTTTTGGGAGTTTTATACATGAGAAATGAAACAGGAATGAGAAAGTAGGATAAAAATTCTTACTCAGGATAGGGTGAAACCCCCGCTATCGCTAACGGCACTTTTTTGGACAAAAACCTTAAATATAGCTTTAAAGTTTAAGTATTCCTGCTGTGGCGTGATGTTATTTATTATGGCTATATGTTTCACTGGCTAGTGTAAAGATTCGTCTTTCAGGGCAATCTCTTACATCCAGCATCCGGAGGTTAAATGTCAGTACTGAAAGCTACTAACAGCATTGAACAACGTTTGCAAATACAGCGTTTGCAAGCGCCAACCCGCGTAGTTACATCTACTGCTGGGGGTGATGTGGTAAGGGGGTTAACTCAAACACCCAAAACTTTACCCCCTTGTTATTTCTATGATGACAGAGGTTCTGAATTATTTGAGCGTATCTGTGAGTTACCTGAATATTACGTGACACGCACAGAAACGGCTATTTTACAAAGGTTTGCGGGTGAAATTGCTCGAATTACTGGCGCTTGCGAGTTAGTAGAACTGGGAAGCGGTAATTCTACCAAAACTCGTATATTACTGGATGCTTATCAGCAACTAGATTATCCTCTGCGTTATTTACCGATTGATGTTTGTGCAGGGATTTTGGAAAGTAGCGCCAAGCAATTACTTCAAGACTATCCTTCCCTGGAAGTTTATGCGCTAGCGGGAACTTATGAATTAGCGCTTGCACAACTGACTCCCAAAAAATTATCTAGTAGGATGATTTGTTTTATTGGTAGTACCTTGGGTAATCTCAATCTGCAAGAGTGTGATGTCTTCTTGTCCCAAATTAGAGCAACTTTAAATGTCGGTGAATATTTTTTATTGGGAGTGGATTTGCAAAAGCCCAAGGAGATTTTGGAACCAGCCTATGACGACAGTCAAGGAGTCACCGCAGAGTTTAACCTCAATATGCTGGAACATTTAAACCGAAGTTTTGAGGGAAATTTTGATACGACACAGTTTAAACACTGGGCATTTTATAATGAGAGTGAACAGCGCATTGAGATGCACTTGAAAAGTGAGCGATCGCAAACTGTCCAATTAAAGTCTCTCAATCTCACTGTTAATCTGGCCCAAGGTGAAACCATCCTCACCGAAATTTCTCGCAAATTTAACCTCGAAAGCATTCAGCAACAACTCGCAGCTAAAGGTTTAATACCTGTTCAGACCTGGACTGATGTAAATCAGTGGTTTGGTTTATTGCTGTGTCAAGTGCAAGGATAAGTAATTAAGTTAGGAAATGTAAATCAAGTCCGGCTAATTGCTGAAAATATGCTTGGTATTGTCGGTAACAGGTAATTGGTCTTTCCCATTACCTGTTACCGATTACCAACTAATACAGATATTATTAGTGATTAATTTATAGGCATTTGCCAAAATAGAAAAACTGTTTTATCTCTATTTCTGTCATGACATTAATACTTCAACTTCGTGAGTCATACTTGTGGGTTTAGGAATAGGTAATACCAATTCAAAATTCAAAATTCAAAATTCAAAATTAGGAAAATCAGATTTGGCCTGAGTTTTAAGGTTGGGATGTGTTACTTGATTTTGGAGAATTGGTATAATCCATCGACAAGCATTCCTTCTATATGAAATTCAATAGCTTCTGTAATCAGTTGTTTAACTTCTTCTAAAGTTTCACCCACAGCTACACATCCTGGTAAATCAGGTACATAAGCACCATAGCTAGTTTCACCCTTTTCAATTACAACCGCGTAACGCATCAATCTTCTTCCAATTCGCTTCCAAACTAACCAATTACCCAATAGGATGATTACCAGGATTAACTGCATGAATAAACTCGCTACCTGAGTTTGGTCTACCGCGTTTATAACTGGCTTCTTCTGGCTTACCCCATCCCAACTGTAAAACTATTTCTAAAAAATTAGAACTTTCTGATTTCCATAAAGTAGCCCATTCTGTTCTTTGGACAATTCTCTCTACATCAGACATAAAAATTAACTGATGTTGTTTATTATTATTAAAGCTTAAATATAAATCCATCCCGGCTGAGGCTTCATACCAAAATTCTAAGATGGAATTTTTAGCAGATTGCAATATTTCCAAATCACTACTTAAAGCAATTAGTTGGGTATCTACTTCTGGATAACGTAATATTTTGCCCTTTATGGAAATTTCTTTCCAAAGAATACCGGAAATTTGATATTCTCTTTGATAGTCATGTATGGCATTTTTAAAATCTTGATATGCCGTGAATTTTTGTAGTCCATCTGTTCTGATAAATTGGTCAATTATAGGATTACCAGAAACTGTTACTTCTAATTTTAGACGCTCTCCTTTAAGGCAAGCTAGGCGTTCAGCCGCCAAAATTTGAATTAGTTCTTCCGTGGTGTAAACCTTTGACATCAGAACACACTTAATTGGGCGTTGATCATTGGTCATTAGTCATTGGTCATTAGTTCTAGTTTGGGATTATTGACTATGAACTTTGGACTGTTGACTATTGACTATTGACTATTGACTGTTGATATTTCGACATTATCTCTTGGCATTATGGGGAATACAGTAACAGATATCACTAAAAATTTGGGCAGACCAATTTGGTCTACCCCCGAAGTTACTTGGCTAACTCACTACTGAACTCATTGAACGATCGCCTTTTTAATTGTACTGATTCGGTGCGTGGTAATAAATCAAATACTTCTCGTAGTCTGTCATCGATTTCTTCAAAAGGAACTTGACCTTGCTTGTTTAAGACTACCTCACCGGACTGATTAAACACTACAACTTGAGGCACGCCTCCAGAATAGTAATATCCTGGTTCGGTGGGTTCGTAAGTCTTTTTGGATGAGATGGTATCCACACTGATGGGGATAATTTCTGCGGCTTTACCGTAGAATTCTTGTACCCGTGAAATTACAATGGCATATTGTTTGCAATCGCTACTGTCATCCAAGTAGAATGCCAGAAATATTGGCTTATGTTCTGCTAACGATTGGGCTAAAGTAAATCTCGATGGTACTAACGATCCATTACCCGCATAAACCACGAACATATTGCCGTCGTATACATCATCGTTAATACCTGCAAAGGCTGGCTGTATTCCTACAATCAATAGACATATAAGCAAACACAGGCCTTTAAAAACCAACCGTCGCCAGTCAGCAATCTGTCTATGTAAAAAAGAAAACTCTATACTATTCATCAAAATGAACCTTACAAGCTACTGTTTGTCTTCGGTTTGTGCTGAATGAGGCAACCTGGGCTGGATATATAATTACGCCCGTATACTATTTTTTAAGATAGCGCCTAGTGGGATCTGTGGGGAATGTTGACTGTTGACCTTTGACCGTTGACTATGGACTATTGACTAATTACTAATGACTATTAATAAATTAGGGTATGGATGTGGCAAATAAAATCAAAGTTATAGATAGGCTGCGGTTGGGTTTTGCGGTGTTGGTGGCGAAAAGTGTGACGTTTTTAGTGCGATCGCTTCGTCTCGGTGCTGCTAGTGTATTACCAGGGTCTATTGCCCGTCGCATTGAACCCCGGTTGCTGCAATTATTGAGTCAGCAGGTGCAAAATGGAGTCATCATCATTGCGGGGACTAACGGCAAAACCACCACAGCACTGCTGTTATGCACTATTTTAGAAAATAAAGGCTACCGTGTTTGTCATAACTCCACAGGTGCAAATCTAGAAAATGGGTTGATGACCGCGTTGCTAGACAGCACTAACCTGGTGGGGACGCTAGATGTGGATTATGCCATTCTGGAAGTAGACGAGAATATTGTTCCCAGGGTCTTAAAACCACTCCAGCCACGAATTATCCTCTGTTTAAACCTGTTCCGTGACCAACTTGATAGGTATGGTGAAGTAGACACCATCAGCAAGCGGTGGACAAAGGTTATCTCGACCCTTCCCAGAGAAACAGTAGTCATTCCCAATGCTGATGACCCGACTTTATCCCTTCTCGGCCAGCAGTTACCCCAAAAGGTTTTATTCTTTGGCTTAAATGAACCAGAACATTATTTAGAAGCCATTCCTCACGCCGTTGATTCTATCTACTGTCCTCAATGTGGACATTCTTTAGATTACCAAGGTGTGTATTTATCCCACTTGGGAGATTTTACTTGTCCCAGTTGCGGATTTACTAAGAGTCAACCCACTTTAGCCAGTAGGGAATGGTCGCAAATTCTCGTTGGTTTATATAACAAATACAACACCTTAGCCGCTACCACCGCCGCTATTGAATTAGGTGTGGATGAAACCACAATTAGAGATACTATTAATAATTTCCAGGCGGCTTTTGGTCGTGCGGAAGATTTAGTGATTGATGGTAAACGCGTCAGAATTTTATTATCAAAAAATCCTGTGGGGACAAATGAAACAATTCGCGTCGTCACTCAAAGCACAGATAAAACCACTCTATTAGTATTAAACGATCGCACCCCCGATGGTACAGATGTATCTTGGATTTGGGACGTAGATACAGAAAAATTAGTGGAACGGGGAGGAACTTTAGTAGTCAGTGGCGATCGCGTCTATGATATGGCGCTACGTCTGCGTTATAGTGAAAAATCGGCACAGAGTAACCTAAATTTAATTGTCGAAGCAGATTTACGTCAAGCGATCGCCACAGCCTTAGAACACACCCCAGCCACCGAAACCCTGCACATCCTCCCCACCTATTCCGCCATGCTAGAAGTGCGCGAAGTCCTCACGGGTAGGAAAATTCTTTAAATTAGTCAGTTGTCAGTTGTCAGTGGTTAGTAGTTTTTCTCTTCTGCTCCCCTGCTCCCTCATCTCCCCATTTAAAAAATATGACCCTAGAATTAACTATCGGTTGGCTATATCCTACATTGATGAGTACCTATGGCGATCGCGGTAATGTGATTACTATCGAACGTCGCGCCCAATGGCGGGGATATACGGTGAAAGTATTACCTTTAGACCAAAACTCCACAGCAGAAGATATTAAGTCTGTAGATGTGATAGTTGGTGGTGGCGCACAAGACAGACAACAAGAAATCGTCATGCGCGATTTGCAAGGTGCGAAAGCTGACGCGATGCGTGAGAAAATCGAAAATGGCACACCAGGAGTTTTTACCTGTGGTTCACCCCAGTTATTAGGACACTATTACGAACCAGGCTTAGGACAACGTATTGAAGGTTTAGGAATACTTGATTTAGTTTCTATTCATCCTGGTGAAAATACCAAGCGTTGTATCGGTAACTTGGTAATTGAAGTTACGGCCAGTCGTCTAGCAAAAGATTTAGAGGAAATGACAGGAAGCAAAGCCTATTTAGTGGGTTTTGAAAATCACGGTGGACGCACTAAGTTAGGGAAGGTGGAAGCTTTAGGAAAAGTGGTATATGGCTTAGGCAATAATGGTGAAGATGGTACAGAAGGAGCATTTTATCAAAATGCCATAGCAACCTATTCCCACGGGCCATTATTACCCAAAAACCCCTTTGTGGCTGATTGGTTGATTCAAACAGCATTGCGGTTAAAGTATCAACAACCAATTACTTTACAACCTTTAGATGATAGTTTGGCTGTACAAGCACGGGAAGCAATGTTTAAAAAGTTGCAAGTTAACCCACCAAAACTATCTGCGGTAGCTAAAGTTTCTGGTTAGCAAAATTAGGTGACACTAATTTGATATCATTAAATTAACGTGCGCCTCCGTTGGAGACTCACGTTAAATTAATTAAAGCAGCATTAATTATGAAAGGCTCACAGTGAGGCTTATGCCTTACTATGAGCCAGATTATTTTTTAGCTTAATTAATATGCCTTAATTTGTTGCCGCTTGCTTACTTGTATAACCTAATTAATTCTAGTTTCAACTTAAACTAAATGGTATCACAAACTTACAAATTATTATTTGTGTCCACTCCCATTGGTGCTTTAGGCACAGGATTAGGAGGCGGAGTAGAACTTACTTTATTTAATATTGCACAAGAGTTTTTGCGGCGAGGACACAAATTAGAAATAGTAGCACCACAGGGTTCTGCTATTAGTTCATTACCCATTAAAGAAATTCCAGGGGAACTACAATTATCAGCCCAAAATCAAAATCGTACCGACCCAATTTTTGTCCCGACTAACTCTGTTTTGGCAAATATGTGGGACTATGCTCGTCAAGTGCAAACAGACTATGATTTGATAGTGAATTTTTCTTATGATTGGTTACCATTATATTTAACACCATTTTTTCATCGTCCCATCGCCCATCTCATCAGCATGGGTTCCTTAACAGATGTGATGGACGACATGATTGAAAAGGTCGCCAATAATTTTCCAGGTACAATTGGTGTCCACGGCAAAACACAAGCCGCTACTTTTACATTTGCCGAAAAATGCCATTGTCTGTTAAATGGGCTAGATATATCAGCTTATACGTTTTGTGGTGAACCAAGTTCTTCCTTAGCATGGGTGGGGAGAATTGCACCAGAAAAAGGTCTAGAAGATGCAGTCGCAGCCGCGAACATCACCGGAATTCCCCTGAAAATCTTCGGTTTGAAACAGAATGAGGCTTACTGGGAGCAGATTTGTCAAGCATACCCTGACGCACCTATAGAATATGTGGGCTTTTTATCCACCCATGAACTACAACACCAATTAGGTCAGTGTCGAGCAGTCTTTATCACTCCCCGATGGGTTGAGGCTTATCCCAACGTAGCACTTGAGGCGCTGGCCTGTGGAGTACCCCTGATAGCCTATAGTCGGGGTGGTTTAACAGAAATTGTCCAAGACGGCAAAACAGGCTTTTTGGTAGAACCGGATAGTGTGGAAGGCTTGGTAGAAGCCATTCATCGCCTAAATGAAATCGACCGTCGCGCCTGTCGCCAGCAAGCCGAAACTCAATATTCTTCTCAAGCTATGGGCGATCGCATGGAACAATGGTTTAAGAACATCCTGATGAAACTTTAATCAACAACTCTTGGGGAAAGCAGAGGATTAGAGAAAATATATCTTCCATTCCCCAACTAGGGCTTTAATTCCACTTACGATAGCAACGAGCCGTAATATGGTACGGATGAAAAACTTCTAAGCAATTACTTTGAATGGTTTTAAAAAATGTATCTATCGCCTGCGGATCATCTAAATGAAAAGGATGTTCTTGATTAAAACCTTTAAAAAAATGCCAATTGAGAATCATCTTACCTTCATCCGCCAGAATCTGATGAAACTCTAGTAACTGTTGACTTGGGTCTGGTAAATGTTCTAAAACATCAAAGGACATAATAGTGTCAAAGGTTTTTTGTGGGGGTATCTCTACACAAAAAATGATTTTTTCACTCAGACCCAATTTCTCAGCTCGATACTTGACAAAATCAAAGTTAATCGGATTTATATCACAATAAACTACTTGCTCAACATGGGGACAAAGAGCCGCACCAATAGCATGAGTTCCGATACCTCCCCCAAAATCTAACACACAACCGTGAGCATGATCGGCAATCAGACGTAAGGTATCACCAATGTAATCATGACTAGCTAGATGCCATGCACCCAATTCAAATAAGTAAACTTCCCCTACTTTATCTCGATAAAAGGCTGTAGCTTGTTCCCAATCAAAATCCTTGTGACCTAATTCAGCCATTTGTTGCTGACCGAATTCTAGTTTTGTTTCTAATATTTCTGCATCTAATTGTAAAAACTCTTGGATGTGCTGTTTTAAGTTGAATGAACTTTCCCAATAACTACTTAAAAAACTTGGCATAGGTAATGTAGGCATAATTTTCTCTCAGACTAAACCAACTCTCGTATAATACAATACGCAGGTTATAGTCATTTCTCAACCCAAATAAGTTCTAACCGCTTTTGAGATGTTTGGAGAGCTTGTTGCACTGATTCACCCAATAAACTTGATTCTATTGCTCGACCAAGACTATCAGATAAACGATTATATTGAGAAATTATCGGTCGAGTTTGTGCTACTGACATTTGCTCTAGAAACACCTTTAACACTGGTTGTTTGTCAATGAATTGCTGATAAGCTTCACTTTGAGCAGCTTTAATATTCACAGGTAAAAAACCAGTGCCAATACTCCATTCCGTTTGAAACTCTTCGCTTAAAACATATTCTAAAAATTTGAGTGCAGCTTCTTCTCTTGCTGGCTGAGTTTTCATAACATAAAAATTACTGCCAGCAATTGCTGTAGCTGATTTAATATTGCCAGGGATAGGGAAGGCTTGATAATCAATGTTAGATTTCATGATGTAAGTCCAAGGCCCTGTAATTTGCATCGCCACACGACCCCCAACAAAAGCATCTTCTTCATAACCTCGTTCTGGCGACGAAAGCATGGCTGAACCATCTTTGATAAGGTCTTGCCAGAATTGTAAGGCTGTGACAGCAGCTTGACTAGTTAAATTGGGTTGCTTATTTGTGACTATTTCCCCTCCCGCACCCCAGAGAAATGGCAACCAACTAAAAACAGTCCATTCTCCTTTTCCCAAGGGTAGGAGTATGCCATATTGTTCCGGTCGTTTGTCACCATTACGGTCTATGGTTAATTTTTTAGCAACTTGTCGTAGTTCTTCCCAAGTCTTTGGTGTTTCTGTGATTCCTGCCTCCTCAAACAGCCGAGGACGATAGAAAACACCCATGTTCGCGGTGTACAGTGGGACTGACCAAATGTGACCATCTAACTGCATTTCTTCAAATAGACTGGGAACAATCTGTGATTTCTCTGGCAATTTGTCTAGCCAGTCATCTAAAGGGCGGACTGCTCCTAACTCTACTAACTGACCTGTAGTTTGTGGATAAAATAACAAGATATCAGGAGGCACATTACCCACAACTGCCGTCAGTATTTTAGGCAATCCTTCTGCATAGATAGATTCTATTTGCACATCCGCATGAGTCTGGTTGAATTTTGCAACTAATTTTTCAAATACATCTCGATTTGCTGGCGGGTTGATTCCTTGCCACAGTGTTAAATGAATTACTCCGTTCTCCTGCTTGACTGTACCTTGGCAACCAGATAAAAATAATAGACACAAACTCAAAAAGATACTCAGTAAACCAATCCGACTATTAGCGCTAATTAAATGACGGAAAAATTGTGTGATTTGGGATACCCAAATTTGGATATTCATCACATAATTAGCTGTCAATCCCTTCAGGGAATTCAAAATCACAGGAAAAACCCGTAACCAAAAACAATCATCTACCCTTACACTCATTTTCCGGTTATTCCCATAAAGAAATATATATTAAAACAGTATTGAGTAATCATCTCTCAGCTAAGATTTTTGATTACTACTCAGTATGAATTTTGACTTTTGCAAAAATTATTGATGAAATCGACCATCTTACCTGAACCCCTCAAACCCGGAGACTTACTGCAAGTTATTGCCCCTAGTGGTGCTTTAAGAGAATTTGCGGCTTTGAAGCAGAGTGTAGAAATTTGGCGATCGCGGGGTTATCGTATAGAAATTAGTTCAGATATTGATCATCATTGGGGATATCTGGCTAATAAAGATGAAGTGCGTCGTCATCAGCTAGCTTCTGCTTGGCAAGACCCTGATTGTCGCGGTATTCTCTGCGCCAGAGGTGGTTTTGGTAGCACACGCATCTTAGAAGATTGGCATTGGCAAATCAACTCAGACCCAAAATGGTTGATAGGCTTTTCTGATATTACGGCTTTGCTGTGGAGTCTTTATAACGCAGGTATATCCGGTGTTCACGGCCCTGTACTCACAACCTTAGCAGATGAGCCAGACTGGTCAACTGAGCGCCTATTTAATTTGGTAGAAGGACGAACTATTGCACCCCTTAAAGGCCGTGGTTGGGGTGGTGGTGTGGCTACCGGCATTTTGCTGCCTGGCAATCTTACTGTGGCTACCCATCTTTTAAGCACACCGATTCAACCTAACTTTGATGGCGTAATTTTAGCCTTGGAAGATGTTACAGAAGCACCATACCGTATCGATAGAATGCTGACACAGTGGCGTTTAAGTGGTGTTTTAGCAAAAGTCAAAGGTATTGCCTTAGGAAGCTTTACCCGATGCGAAGCCGCCCCAAATATACCTAGTTTTAACACAGAAGAAGTTCTGCGCGACCGCCTAGCTGATTTGGGTATTCCCATTGTCTCCGACTTACCCTTTGGTCATGGTGAACAAAATGCCAGCCTACCTGTAGGTGTACCCGTCACCTTAGATGCCAATCACGGAGTCTTGGATATAGTAACCTTTTAACTCTAT contains:
- a CDS encoding ABC transporter substrate-binding protein; translation: MNIQIWVSQITQFFRHLISANSRIGLLSIFLSLCLLFLSGCQGTVKQENGVIHLTLWQGINPPANRDVFEKLVAKFNQTHADVQIESIYAEGLPKILTAVVGNVPPDILLFYPQTTGQLVELGAVRPLDDWLDKLPEKSQIVPSLFEEMQLDGHIWSVPLYTANMGVFYRPRLFEEAGITETPKTWEELRQVAKKLTIDRNGDKRPEQYGILLPLGKGEWTVFSWLPFLWGAGGEIVTNKQPNLTSQAAVTALQFWQDLIKDGSAMLSSPERGYEEDAFVGGRVAMQITGPWTYIMKSNIDYQAFPIPGNIKSATAIAGSNFYVMKTQPAREEAALKFLEYVLSEEFQTEWSIGTGFLPVNIKAAQSEAYQQFIDKQPVLKVFLEQMSVAQTRPIISQYNRLSDSLGRAIESSLLGESVQQALQTSQKRLELIWVEK
- a CDS encoding class I SAM-dependent methyltransferase, yielding MPTLPMPSFLSSYWESSFNLKQHIQEFLQLDAEILETKLEFGQQQMAELGHKDFDWEQATAFYRDKVGEVYLFELGAWHLASHDYIGDTLRLIADHAHGCVLDFGGGIGTHAIGAALCPHVEQVVYCDINPINFDFVKYRAEKLGLSEKIIFCVEIPPQKTFDTIMSFDVLEHLPDPSQQLLEFHQILADEGKMILNWHFFKGFNQEHPFHLDDPQAIDTFFKTIQSNCLEVFHPYHITARCYRKWN
- a CDS encoding S66 peptidase family protein codes for the protein MKSTILPEPLKPGDLLQVIAPSGALREFAALKQSVEIWRSRGYRIEISSDIDHHWGYLANKDEVRRHQLASAWQDPDCRGILCARGGFGSTRILEDWHWQINSDPKWLIGFSDITALLWSLYNAGISGVHGPVLTTLADEPDWSTERLFNLVEGRTIAPLKGRGWGGGVATGILLPGNLTVATHLLSTPIQPNFDGVILALEDVTEAPYRIDRMLTQWRLSGVLAKVKGIALGSFTRCEAAPNIPSFNTEEVLRDRLADLGIPIVSDLPFGHGEQNASLPVGVPVTLDANHGVLDIVTF